A single window of Leeuwenhoekiella sp. MAR_2009_132 DNA harbors:
- a CDS encoding class I SAM-dependent methyltransferase, with product MIAQIFKRILNAVPRPILIRLSYIARPVLAIGLKGDRYEDPIDGKMFRKFLPYGYGKQRENVLSPSTLSLERHRLLWLYLSKQTNFFTAKAKVLHFAPEQAFYKRFRKMENLDYTTTDLNSPLADVKADICNLPFEDDTYDIIFCNHVLEHIPDDLKAMHELYRVLKPGGMAILQIPQDLKRAVTFEDNSITDPKKRAEIFGQYDHVRVYGRDYFDKLRSVGFKVSEIDYTATIPATEVDKYRLAVGEILPVCYK from the coding sequence ATGATTGCACAAATTTTTAAGCGCATACTCAATGCGGTTCCGCGGCCCATTCTCATTAGATTAAGTTATATCGCAAGACCTGTTCTTGCGATAGGACTTAAAGGAGACCGCTATGAAGATCCCATAGACGGTAAAATGTTTAGAAAATTTTTACCCTATGGTTATGGTAAGCAAAGAGAAAATGTGCTCTCGCCTTCTACCCTATCTCTAGAAAGACATCGCTTGTTGTGGTTGTATTTATCTAAACAAACTAACTTTTTTACCGCTAAAGCGAAAGTTTTACATTTTGCCCCTGAACAGGCATTTTATAAGCGTTTTAGAAAGATGGAAAATCTGGACTATACCACTACAGATTTAAATTCGCCTCTTGCTGATGTGAAAGCTGATATTTGTAATCTTCCTTTTGAAGACGATACGTACGATATTATTTTCTGCAATCACGTTTTAGAACACATCCCAGACGACCTCAAGGCGATGCACGAACTTTACCGTGTATTAAAGCCCGGTGGAATGGCAATACTTCAAATTCCACAGGATTTAAAGAGAGCCGTAACGTTTGAAGACAACAGCATTACAGATCCTAAAAAACGCGCAGAAATTTTTGGACAGTACGACCACGTACGCGTGTATGGCCGTGACTATTTTGATAAATTAAGATCTGTAGGCTTTAAGGTATCAGAAATTGATTATACAGCTACCATACCGGCTACAGAAGTAGATAAATACCGACTGGCTGTAGGCGAAATTTTGCCGGTTTGTTATAAATAG
- a CDS encoding LytR/AlgR family response regulator transcription factor encodes MSIRVYLIDDEPKALSILQNKLERFCPQLTIIGKSQKPEEAITFIKSEKPELIFLDIAMPTMTGFELLREFDEPSFEIIFVTAFDHYAVDAIKHCAIGYIVKPVAKEDLILSVHRAIESIEYKHALSKNKQLIANLGVRTFQQKKIVVPTQNGLQFLKIADILRCEGTDGYTKIYLADQTSILSSHSIGHFADLLGDSVFFKTHKSHLINLDYLKSYLNEGYVILEGKHQVPVSRNKRSDFLNFLRNNAH; translated from the coding sequence ATGAGCATCCGGGTATATTTAATAGACGATGAGCCTAAGGCACTTTCAATTTTGCAGAATAAACTCGAAAGATTTTGTCCGCAGTTAACCATTATAGGGAAAAGTCAAAAGCCTGAAGAGGCAATAACATTCATTAAATCTGAAAAGCCCGAGCTTATTTTCTTAGACATTGCAATGCCTACGATGACAGGTTTTGAATTATTGAGAGAGTTTGACGAGCCTAGTTTTGAAATCATATTTGTAACTGCGTTTGATCATTATGCAGTTGATGCTATAAAACATTGCGCTATAGGTTATATCGTAAAACCCGTTGCTAAAGAAGATCTAATACTCAGTGTACATCGTGCAATAGAGAGTATAGAGTATAAGCATGCATTATCTAAAAATAAACAGCTAATTGCAAATTTAGGGGTGCGTACTTTTCAGCAGAAAAAGATTGTAGTGCCTACACAAAACGGGTTGCAATTTTTAAAAATTGCAGATATTTTACGTTGCGAAGGTACAGATGGCTATACAAAAATATATTTGGCAGATCAGACATCTATTTTAAGTTCACACAGCATTGGTCATTTTGCAGATTTACTAGGAGATTCTGTTTTTTTTAAAACTCATAAATCGCATTTAATAAATCTAGACTATTTAAAATCTTATCTTAATGAAGGCTATGTTATTTTAGAAGGTAAACATCAAGTACCCGTGTCACGCAACAAACGCAGTGATTTTCTAAATTTTTTGCGCAATAATGCCCATTAA
- a CDS encoding sensor histidine kinase, with the protein MPTEELNYQLIVTMTLASVVVVVAVILLFTVFVSKKNELIKAKLEVEFQKERERHKLELQALRSQMNPHFVHNSLNAIQYYIQRNEVELSEEYLTRFSKLIRSFFELSRQQTVTIVEEINLLNNYLALEKMRFEDKLEYKIIVDKNLDTDTCIPAMLLQPIVENAVNHGIFHKNDKGLVSVIFKMLEEHSFEVIIEDDGIGLTRSKELFKKSGKTLENRSSAVLKDRLKLLEYSTQFKVDYRIKERKDLSGTRVRLIFKTRFES; encoded by the coding sequence ATGCCCACAGAAGAATTAAATTATCAACTCATCGTCACGATGACGCTAGCTTCAGTAGTTGTAGTTGTGGCGGTGATTTTATTATTTACCGTATTTGTTTCTAAAAAGAATGAGTTAATTAAAGCAAAGCTAGAAGTCGAGTTTCAAAAAGAACGGGAACGACATAAACTTGAGTTACAAGCTTTACGATCGCAGATGAATCCGCATTTTGTGCACAATTCACTTAATGCTATTCAATATTATATACAGCGTAATGAAGTTGAGCTTTCTGAAGAATATTTAACTCGATTTTCAAAATTAATCCGTTCGTTTTTTGAGCTTTCGCGCCAGCAGACCGTTACTATTGTTGAAGAAATAAATCTTCTTAATAACTATCTCGCACTTGAGAAAATGCGTTTTGAAGATAAGCTAGAGTATAAAATAATTGTAGATAAAAATTTAGATACAGACACCTGCATACCGGCAATGTTACTACAACCTATTGTTGAAAATGCGGTTAATCACGGTATTTTTCATAAAAATGATAAAGGTCTGGTAAGTGTAATTTTTAAAATGCTTGAAGAACATAGTTTTGAAGTAATTATTGAAGATGACGGCATAGGTCTTACCAGGTCAAAAGAACTATTCAAAAAGAGTGGAAAAACCTTAGAAAACAGATCTTCTGCAGTATTAAAAGATCGCTTAAAATTGCTGGAATACAGTACGCAGTTTAAGGTTGATTACCGCATTAAAGAGCGTAAAGATTTAAGCGGTACGCGGGTACGTTTAATATTTAAAACACGATTTGAGTCATGA
- a CDS encoding HNH endonuclease, which translates to MQLETWIKYREDNWEENYTIGLSNYGRIRSYNKGPEGTIIKGGHIHGYVTVSAKLANGKRKNYYLHKLLAKAFLKAADDEKAVLHLNHDKKDNRIENLKWATHKERYAHQKTSPLDIKRRTSGERHYTKLTFAEATILKKKLLDPNRRTRLKVLAKQFGVSEMQLHRIKTGENWGDLKV; encoded by the coding sequence ATGCAATTAGAAACATGGATCAAGTACCGTGAAGATAATTGGGAAGAAAATTATACTATAGGTCTTTCTAATTATGGTAGAATACGCAGTTACAATAAAGGGCCAGAAGGCACTATAATCAAAGGTGGCCATATTCATGGCTACGTAACTGTAAGTGCAAAACTGGCAAATGGTAAGAGAAAAAATTACTACCTGCACAAACTCCTTGCTAAAGCTTTTTTAAAAGCTGCAGATGATGAGAAAGCAGTTTTACATCTTAATCACGATAAGAAAGATAACCGGATTGAAAATTTAAAATGGGCTACGCACAAAGAACGCTATGCGCATCAGAAAACGAGTCCGTTAGATATTAAAAGACGTACTTCGGGAGAGCGACATTATACAAAATTGACTTTTGCCGAAGCGACAATACTTAAAAAGAAATTACTAGATCCTAACCGTCGTACGCGACTTAAGGTACTGGCTAAGCAGTTTGGAGTTTCAGAAATGCAATTACATCGAATTAAAACAGGAGAAAACTGGGGTGATCTTAAAGTATGA
- the map gene encoding type I methionyl aminopeptidase, which yields MIIAKTREEIELMRESALIVSKTLGALASEVKPGVTTLYLDKIAETCIRDHGAIPGFLGLYDFPNTLCMSPNEQVVHGIPNSKPLEEGDIISIDCGALKNGFYGDHAYTFEVGEVDPSTKKLLEVSKESLYRGIAEFKFGNRVGDVGYAIQKYCEDHGYGIVRELVGHGLGAKMHEDPEMPNYGKRGRGKKFIEGMVVAIEPMVNKGTHRIKQHNDGWTITTRDNEPSAHFEHDVALIDGKPELLSTFKYIYDALGITSNEEDAFRAQAITN from the coding sequence ATGATTATAGCAAAAACCAGAGAAGAGATAGAATTAATGCGAGAAAGCGCTTTAATTGTTTCTAAGACTCTGGGTGCACTAGCATCTGAAGTTAAACCGGGTGTTACCACCTTGTATTTAGATAAAATAGCTGAAACCTGTATTAGAGACCACGGGGCAATACCAGGATTTTTGGGATTATACGATTTTCCAAACACGTTGTGTATGAGCCCAAATGAGCAGGTCGTTCACGGTATTCCTAATTCAAAACCTTTAGAAGAAGGTGATATTATATCAATAGACTGTGGTGCTTTAAAAAACGGATTTTATGGTGATCACGCCTATACTTTTGAAGTAGGCGAGGTTGACCCCAGCACAAAAAAGCTTCTTGAAGTTTCTAAAGAGTCTTTATACAGAGGTATTGCAGAATTTAAATTTGGCAACCGCGTAGGTGATGTGGGTTATGCCATTCAAAAATACTGCGAAGATCACGGCTACGGTATTGTACGAGAGCTTGTAGGTCACGGTCTTGGCGCTAAAATGCATGAAGATCCTGAGATGCCTAACTACGGAAAAAGAGGTCGTGGTAAAAAATTTATTGAAGGTATGGTTGTCGCCATAGAACCTATGGTTAACAAAGGTACTCACCGCATAAAACAACATAATGACGGTTGGACGATTACAACACGTGACAATGAGCCAAGTGCTCATTTTGAGCATGATGTGGCTTTAATTGACGGTAAACCAGAACTTCTTTCAACTTTTAAGTATATTTATGATGCCTTAGGCATTACAAGCAATGAAGAAGATGCTTTTAGAGCGCAGGCTATTACAAATTAG
- a CDS encoding FAD:protein FMN transferase, giving the protein MRLFFIALLLIQFLSCKQEPQLVTLTGEALGTGYSVQFYSSERFDVVKKFDSTIAAINKSMSTYQPDSDISKINAGDTAIVVDTMFKEVLALSRKVYNATGGYYDPTVGILVNAYGFGPGKPLNVLDSAALDSLRNYVGLDKISLSANGRIQKENSAVYLDFNSIAKGYCIDRIGKMLEQNGVKNYLVELGGELLASGINLDKNQPWRVGIENIDAPINDRGYTAAVELDNKGMAGSGNYRKFRVDSLTGQRFVHTVNPINGLAEKSDILSSTVIASTCAEADAFATAFMALGLDKSKKVLEKHQDIEAYFIYATIDSSAVYMSKGFKNFLVN; this is encoded by the coding sequence ATGAGATTATTTTTTATTGCTCTTTTACTCATTCAGTTTTTAAGCTGTAAGCAAGAACCCCAGTTAGTAACATTAACCGGTGAAGCTTTAGGAACAGGTTATAGTGTTCAGTTTTACAGTAGCGAACGTTTTGATGTGGTTAAGAAATTTGACTCTACCATTGCAGCTATTAACAAGTCTATGAGTACCTATCAGCCAGATTCTGATATTTCCAAAATTAATGCCGGCGATACTGCAATTGTTGTTGATACTATGTTTAAAGAAGTTTTAGCGCTATCGCGGAAGGTTTATAATGCAACTGGTGGCTATTACGATCCTACAGTAGGCATTTTAGTAAATGCATATGGTTTTGGTCCCGGAAAACCTTTAAACGTTTTAGATAGTGCTGCTTTAGATTCTTTGCGCAATTATGTAGGTCTTGATAAAATTAGTCTTTCTGCGAACGGAAGAATTCAAAAAGAAAACAGCGCAGTGTATCTTGACTTTAATAGTATTGCTAAGGGATATTGTATAGACCGTATAGGTAAGATGCTTGAGCAAAATGGTGTAAAAAATTACCTTGTTGAATTAGGAGGAGAATTACTTGCTTCGGGAATTAACTTAGATAAAAATCAACCGTGGCGCGTAGGTATTGAAAATATAGATGCGCCAATAAACGATAGGGGGTACACGGCTGCTGTAGAATTAGACAATAAAGGAATGGCAGGATCGGGTAATTACCGAAAATTTAGAGTAGATTCCTTAACTGGTCAGCGCTTTGTACATACCGTAAATCCTATAAACGGGCTTGCTGAAAAAAGCGATATTTTAAGCTCAACCGTCATTGCTTCAACCTGTGCAGAAGCAGATGCTTTTGCTACCGCTTTTATGGCTTTAGGTCTTGATAAATCTAAAAAAGTATTAGAAAAGCATCAGGATATAGAGGCTTATTTTATTTATGCAACTATAGATAGTAGCGCGGTTTATATGTCAAAAGGATTTAAGAATTTTCTAGTAAACTAG